The following are from one region of the Arthrobacter sp. TMP15 genome:
- a CDS encoding ABC transporter permease, with product MTAFISTLVEAWSELRIHKTRILLSLIGVALSVAVLTTVVGVGNLAREGMALNSERDGGREATLSVSIQNGPSLGQSLSTEKTTRILDATVARHGFTHSTRLLRSQGRFQFPRGVQNVELTVVDPPYGVIHRVNLTQGGWFAADDADRLAPAVVVNEAFYLAAGQPDLTVDPQVPVLGSTKATSVIIGVVPNAYPEAMPQAFILSEAAQLVGVSEDPWDGGAGVELRIWAPAGMAEQLVAVLSTELSQQLPGAYVNVYRSDYAAYGDPFAMVTLMVSGIATLILLLGAVGLLNISMVTVRYRVREIGIRRSFGATSGRIFTGVMMESVVGTTVAGAVGVMLAVAIVKNPIVESKVAPGLEAYPAFPVEAALLGLGAAVLVGALAGAIPALVAIRVKVIDAIRF from the coding sequence ATGACCGCGTTCATCTCCACCCTGGTCGAGGCGTGGTCAGAGCTGCGCATTCACAAAACCCGGATACTACTGTCCCTGATAGGGGTGGCCCTCTCGGTTGCCGTTCTGACAACAGTGGTGGGTGTAGGAAACCTGGCACGGGAGGGAATGGCCCTGAATTCCGAGCGCGACGGGGGCAGGGAAGCCACCTTGAGCGTCAGCATTCAAAACGGTCCGAGTCTTGGCCAAAGCCTCAGCACGGAGAAGACCACCCGAATTCTGGATGCCACGGTTGCCCGGCATGGCTTCACGCACTCCACTCGATTGCTGCGTTCGCAGGGCCGCTTTCAGTTTCCCAGAGGCGTCCAGAACGTGGAATTGACCGTGGTGGATCCGCCTTATGGTGTCATTCATCGAGTGAACCTCACCCAAGGCGGGTGGTTCGCCGCGGACGACGCCGACAGGCTGGCTCCCGCCGTCGTTGTCAATGAAGCTTTTTACCTAGCCGCCGGACAGCCTGATCTCACCGTTGATCCGCAAGTCCCGGTTCTCGGGAGCACCAAAGCCACCTCAGTGATCATTGGTGTGGTGCCAAATGCTTATCCGGAGGCGATGCCGCAGGCATTTATCTTGAGCGAGGCCGCACAACTTGTGGGGGTGAGCGAGGACCCTTGGGATGGCGGTGCCGGTGTGGAACTAAGAATTTGGGCTCCTGCTGGAATGGCGGAGCAGCTGGTGGCAGTGCTCAGCACTGAGCTGTCCCAGCAGCTTCCTGGCGCCTACGTGAATGTGTACCGCAGCGATTACGCAGCCTACGGGGATCCCTTCGCCATGGTGACTTTGATGGTCTCAGGCATAGCCACTTTGATACTGCTGCTGGGGGCAGTGGGACTGCTGAATATCTCCATGGTCACGGTGCGGTACAGGGTGCGCGAGATTGGTATTAGACGCAGCTTTGGAGCAACCTCGGGGAGAATCTTCACCGGTGTCATGATGGAATCTGTGGTGGGCACTACAGTGGCCGGAGCGGTTGGGGTCATGCTGGCAGTCGCTATTGTAAAAAACCCCATCGTGGAATCGAAGGTGGCTCCTGGTCTGGAGGCTTACCCTGCATTCCCTGTGGAGGCTGCGCTGCTTGGCTTGGGTGCAGCCGTCCTTGTTGGTGCTCTGGCTGGCGCCATTCCCGCCTTGGTTGCGATCCGTGTGAAAGTTATTGACGCCATCAGATTCTAA
- a CDS encoding thioredoxin domain-containing protein, which produces MNRLAGEPSAYLRQHAQNPVAWQPFDAEAFAESVARDVPIFLSVGYAACHWCHVMAGESFEDPVTADYLNEHFVSIKVDREERPDVDDAYMAATQALSGEGGWPMSVFLTPEGKAFYAGTYFPPSPGRGRPSFTQVLAAVNEAWCERRDQVEKTAESLSEALAKPIWQVRSAATTAVELSVQPEPAWLRATEDAVAAIAGTEDLIHGGFGSAPKFPPTPGLEFLIRHAASKATDTATGASAKQAHGLVGRTLNAMVHSALFDQLGGGFARYSVSADWSEPHYEKMLYDNAGLLQVLVHWVRIAEKFPQQSLADDEPGLRVRVPSLGARGAREAAVATISWLMDEMRLPGGAFASSLDADTVVDGIHHEGASYKWSMAELQTAAHASTEVGSQKLAEDVARAMGVPNDAVPQTYPLHPSRPLSELQQKQWERIKPALRRLRAARVMPARDEKVVASWNAMLMEALAEAAMVLEEPAYLATAVELGEYLSTVHWDGELLRVSHDGQARGIKGLLEDYAACAKGYLTLYAASGDRRWFDFAGTLICDLERDFIADGVVYNHGAHEGSDSALQGSRFADPFDNATTSAVAMMAGAFISWSAYTGSGRHRVIAENLLAGVPELAKRAPRSAGGLLAQAEALLAGPFETAIVGPAGHDREKLLHAAWCSASPGMVIGVWDGAGEPPLALFEGRSVAQRSCKQGQQPVAAGVLAYICRNMVCTNPVSTALEVRQRFI; this is translated from the coding sequence ATGAACCGCTTGGCAGGTGAACCCAGTGCTTACCTTCGCCAGCACGCGCAAAATCCGGTTGCGTGGCAGCCTTTTGATGCGGAGGCGTTTGCTGAATCCGTAGCACGTGACGTACCCATTTTTCTGTCAGTGGGATATGCCGCCTGCCATTGGTGCCATGTTATGGCGGGGGAGTCCTTTGAAGACCCGGTGACAGCGGACTACCTCAACGAACACTTTGTTTCTATCAAGGTTGATCGCGAAGAACGCCCAGATGTAGACGATGCTTACATGGCAGCCACCCAGGCACTCAGCGGGGAGGGCGGCTGGCCCATGAGTGTTTTTTTGACTCCTGAGGGAAAAGCCTTCTACGCCGGCACGTACTTCCCACCAAGTCCGGGACGTGGGCGCCCGTCTTTTACTCAGGTGCTTGCCGCAGTTAATGAGGCGTGGTGCGAACGCAGAGACCAGGTGGAAAAGACCGCAGAGTCCCTCTCCGAGGCGTTGGCTAAACCTATCTGGCAAGTGCGAAGCGCCGCCACAACGGCGGTTGAGCTTTCGGTACAGCCAGAGCCAGCATGGTTGAGGGCCACCGAAGACGCAGTTGCTGCCATAGCCGGGACAGAGGACCTGATCCATGGCGGGTTTGGTTCGGCACCGAAGTTCCCGCCCACTCCCGGCCTTGAATTTTTGATCCGGCATGCCGCATCAAAAGCCACGGACACTGCCACCGGCGCGTCGGCGAAACAGGCTCATGGGCTGGTTGGCCGAACCTTGAATGCCATGGTGCATTCGGCATTATTCGATCAGCTGGGTGGCGGGTTTGCCCGTTACAGTGTGAGTGCGGATTGGTCTGAGCCGCACTACGAGAAAATGCTCTACGACAACGCAGGCCTCCTCCAAGTACTTGTGCACTGGGTGAGGATCGCGGAGAAGTTCCCGCAGCAAAGCCTTGCCGACGATGAACCAGGACTGCGTGTAAGGGTGCCGTCATTAGGAGCTCGTGGTGCCCGGGAAGCGGCCGTGGCAACGATTTCCTGGCTCATGGATGAGATGCGGCTCCCTGGCGGGGCATTTGCTTCCTCACTTGATGCAGACACAGTTGTTGATGGCATCCACCACGAGGGTGCTAGCTATAAGTGGAGCATGGCCGAACTTCAAACTGCCGCGCATGCCAGCACAGAAGTGGGCAGTCAAAAACTGGCCGAGGACGTTGCACGGGCTATGGGCGTGCCAAACGACGCCGTGCCCCAAACGTATCCGTTACATCCTTCGCGGCCGCTCTCCGAGCTGCAGCAGAAGCAGTGGGAACGGATTAAACCGGCACTGCGGAGGCTACGCGCGGCGCGGGTGATGCCAGCGCGGGATGAGAAAGTAGTGGCGTCCTGGAATGCCATGCTGATGGAGGCATTGGCCGAAGCCGCCATGGTGCTGGAGGAACCCGCGTACCTGGCAACCGCCGTCGAACTTGGAGAATATTTATCCACAGTGCATTGGGACGGAGAGTTGCTGCGGGTTTCCCATGATGGGCAGGCGCGCGGTATCAAGGGTTTGCTGGAAGATTATGCGGCCTGCGCCAAAGGTTACTTGACGCTTTATGCGGCCAGCGGTGACAGACGCTGGTTTGATTTTGCCGGGACGTTGATTTGCGACTTGGAACGGGACTTCATAGCCGATGGTGTGGTGTACAACCATGGTGCCCACGAAGGTTCTGACTCCGCGCTGCAAGGCTCACGATTTGCAGACCCCTTCGATAACGCCACAACCAGCGCCGTGGCCATGATGGCTGGGGCTTTCATCTCTTGGTCGGCGTACACCGGATCGGGCAGGCACCGCGTTATTGCTGAGAATCTGTTGGCAGGTGTTCCCGAACTGGCTAAGAGAGCGCCGCGGTCCGCTGGTGGATTACTTGCCCAGGCAGAGGCTCTGCTGGCTGGGCCGTTTGAGACGGCGATTGTAGGTCCTGCCGGCCATGACCGTGAGAAGTTGCTGCACGCGGCTTGGTGTTCGGCTTCCCCTGGGATGGTCATTGGAGTGTGGGATGGCGCCGGGGAACCGCCATTGGCGCTGTTTGAAGGACGCAGTGTGGCGCAGCGCTCTTGTAAACAGGGGCAGCAACCAGTTGCGGCGGGAGTGCTGGCATATATTTGCCGCAACATGGTGTGCACAAACCCAGTTTCAACGGCGCTTGAAGTACGGCAACGCTTCATCTGA
- a CDS encoding ABC transporter ATP-binding protein, translated as MSIFPEEAPEEAPEEPTEKSVETTNRESAAVHNSAPALVDLCNVTRTVLLADDQELHILRGIDLQIRAGDHTAIVGRSGCGKSTLLNILGLLDVPSSGQLRFEGKPVEKLRNNTRAKLRGSSIGFVFQQFNLLPGRTALENVVTPLMYAGRKEFWRRNELGMEMLDRVGLCARAGTQPHMLSGGEQQRVAIARALVRRPRLILADEPTGALDVETGQVVMDLLDAIATESGAALVTITHDLNVAARARSRYRLDAGVLSATEGIGPAALIAQAHA; from the coding sequence ATGAGCATTTTTCCAGAAGAAGCTCCAGAAGAAGCTCCAGAAGAACCAACTGAGAAGTCTGTAGAAACAACCAATCGTGAGAGCGCCGCCGTGCACAATTCTGCGCCCGCTTTGGTGGATCTGTGCAACGTGACACGGACCGTGCTGCTTGCTGATGACCAGGAGTTGCATATCCTGCGCGGCATTGACCTGCAGATACGTGCAGGTGACCACACCGCCATCGTTGGCCGTTCGGGCTGCGGAAAATCCACGTTGCTGAACATCCTGGGGCTTTTGGATGTGCCCAGCAGCGGGCAGTTGCGTTTTGAGGGCAAGCCTGTGGAAAAACTGCGCAACAACACCCGGGCGAAGCTCCGCGGCTCCAGCATCGGCTTCGTATTCCAGCAATTCAACCTGTTGCCCGGCCGCACAGCATTGGAAAACGTGGTGACACCGCTGATGTACGCCGGCCGGAAAGAATTTTGGCGTCGCAACGAACTCGGTATGGAAATGCTTGATCGGGTTGGGCTCTGCGCCCGTGCCGGCACACAGCCGCACATGCTCTCCGGCGGTGAACAGCAGCGGGTGGCAATAGCCCGGGCGCTTGTTAGACGGCCCCGACTCATTCTGGCGGATGAGCCTACCGGGGCCCTTGATGTGGAAACCGGCCAGGTAGTTATGGACTTGCTGGATGCCATCGCTACCGAATCTGGTGCAGCGTTGGTAACTATCACTCACGATCTCAATGTTGCAGCACGGGCCCGCAGCAGGTATCGCCTTGACGCCGGTGTCCTGAGTGCCACTGAGGGTATTGGCCCGGCGGCATTGATTGCGCAGGCTCACGCATGA
- a CDS encoding isoprenyl transferase, which produces MRMPRLLYNFYERRLACSLDLSSVPAHIGVMVDGNRRWAKQFNAPTGHGHQAGADKILEFLGWCQDLGIKVVTLYMLSTDNMSRSPEELDELMGIIANTLDLLDADNNISVHAMGAPELLPDYLATRLSSLTARVPATERIHVNMAIGYGGRREIVDAVRELLHDADAAGRPMAQVAADLSVADISKFLYTRGQPDPDLVIRTSGEQRLSGFLMWQSAYSEFYFCEALWPAFRKIDFLRALRDYAGRSRRYGS; this is translated from the coding sequence GTGCGAATGCCCAGACTGTTATACAACTTCTACGAGCGGCGACTTGCATGCTCGCTTGATCTGAGCAGCGTCCCGGCCCATATTGGCGTCATGGTGGATGGCAACCGCCGTTGGGCCAAGCAGTTCAATGCCCCCACTGGGCACGGGCATCAGGCCGGTGCAGATAAAATCCTGGAGTTCCTTGGCTGGTGTCAAGACCTGGGCATCAAAGTTGTCACCTTGTACATGCTCTCAACCGATAACATGAGCCGCTCACCTGAAGAGCTTGATGAACTCATGGGCATTATCGCCAACACCCTGGATCTGCTGGATGCCGATAACAACATCAGCGTCCATGCCATGGGTGCCCCCGAACTTCTACCGGATTACCTGGCCACCCGTCTTTCTTCCCTGACGGCCCGGGTGCCGGCAACAGAGCGTATTCATGTGAACATGGCCATCGGCTACGGTGGGCGGCGTGAAATTGTCGATGCCGTTCGTGAACTTTTGCATGACGCCGACGCTGCCGGGCGTCCCATGGCGCAGGTGGCCGCGGATCTAAGCGTTGCGGACATTTCCAAGTTCCTTTATACCCGTGGCCAGCCCGATCCGGACTTGGTTATTCGCACCTCTGGGGAACAGCGACTTTCAGGGTTCTTGATGTGGCAGAGCGCCTACAGTGAATTTTACTTTTGTGAGGCACTCTGGCCGGCATTCCGAAAGATTGACTTCCTGCGTGCCCTGCGCGATTACGCCGGCCGCAGTCGCCGGTATGGCAGCTAG
- a CDS encoding YoaK family protein, which produces MQSHHRSEMILAAVLSSAAGFVDAVGFIHLGGYFVSFMSGNSTRGGTALAEGNWGGFAIAFGLVAAFLLGVVSASILRRRVPRRKRMAVLLYVTLALIAAVLLFDLGVGGWLAPAIMAVAMGAENVIFERDGEVSIGLTYMTGTLVKMGQHIANALTGGAKLLWIRYALLWLSLTLGSIVGGFAYFALDLNALWIAVAVLVTSVLFNDWSHKNPPRQGATRVIL; this is translated from the coding sequence GTGCAAAGCCACCACCGCTCTGAGATGATCCTCGCCGCTGTTCTCTCCAGCGCCGCAGGGTTTGTTGACGCCGTGGGATTTATTCATCTGGGCGGGTACTTTGTTTCCTTTATGAGCGGAAACTCAACTCGCGGCGGCACAGCACTAGCGGAAGGTAACTGGGGCGGATTCGCCATAGCCTTCGGACTGGTGGCAGCATTTCTTTTAGGCGTTGTCAGTGCCTCAATTTTACGAAGGCGCGTCCCACGGCGAAAGCGCATGGCTGTTCTGCTGTATGTGACGTTGGCGTTGATAGCTGCCGTGCTACTTTTTGATCTGGGCGTTGGGGGCTGGCTCGCCCCGGCCATCATGGCGGTGGCAATGGGTGCCGAGAACGTCATTTTCGAGCGTGATGGGGAAGTTAGCATTGGCCTGACGTACATGACGGGGACGCTTGTAAAAATGGGCCAACATATTGCCAACGCCTTGACTGGCGGGGCAAAGCTGCTTTGGATCCGTTATGCACTGCTATGGCTCTCGCTCACACTAGGCTCCATTGTTGGCGGTTTCGCCTACTTCGCCCTTGATCTAAACGCATTGTGGATAGCCGTGGCCGTGCTGGTCACATCGGTTCTCTTCAACGACTGGAGCCACAAAAATCCGCCCCGTCAAGGCGCCACCCGGGTTATTCTTTGA
- the mca gene encoding mycothiol conjugate amidase Mca — protein sequence MNNFESPARQSLRLLAVHAHPDDEASKGAAMMASYVASGVQVMVATCTGGERGDIQNPTLIGDPHSARDMGGARRLEMANAAKILGIAHQWLGFTDSGLPEGDPLPHLPEGCFALKPLEIAAAPLVRLVRRFKPHVIVSYDENGGYPHPDHIMTHKVTMEAFRAAGNPELYPDAGEAWEPSKLYYDLAFNPQRFRALHYALEEAGLASPYAARIASWLEADTEGHTPPVSKHPTTTQIDCGDYFEVRDDALRAHATQVDPDGFFFAVSPQMQRKVWPWEDYSLIESRVLTSQPENDLFAGLR from the coding sequence GTGAACAACTTTGAGTCTCCAGCACGGCAGTCGCTGCGTCTTCTGGCGGTTCATGCCCACCCGGATGATGAAGCAAGTAAGGGCGCAGCCATGATGGCCTCCTACGTGGCGTCCGGTGTGCAGGTGATGGTGGCCACCTGCACAGGTGGTGAGCGTGGCGACATTCAAAACCCAACGCTCATTGGTGACCCGCATTCAGCCCGCGACATGGGGGGTGCGCGCCGGCTGGAAATGGCCAATGCAGCCAAAATTTTGGGTATTGCGCATCAGTGGCTGGGGTTCACTGATTCGGGGCTGCCCGAGGGTGATCCGCTTCCGCACTTGCCGGAGGGGTGCTTTGCGCTGAAGCCGTTGGAGATTGCTGCGGCTCCGTTGGTTCGGTTGGTTCGTCGTTTTAAACCGCACGTGATTGTTTCCTATGACGAGAACGGTGGATACCCGCATCCGGATCACATCATGACGCACAAGGTCACGATGGAGGCGTTTAGGGCGGCGGGAAATCCTGAACTGTACCCTGACGCCGGAGAAGCCTGGGAGCCCTCCAAGCTCTATTACGATCTGGCGTTTAACCCGCAGCGCTTCCGGGCCTTGCACTATGCGTTGGAGGAGGCAGGGCTGGCTTCACCTTATGCAGCGCGCATCGCGTCCTGGTTGGAGGCTGACACTGAGGGGCATACACCGCCGGTGAGCAAGCATCCAACCACCACGCAGATTGACTGCGGAGATTATTTTGAGGTTCGTGATGACGCCTTGCGGGCCCATGCAACGCAGGTTGACCCGGACGGATTCTTCTTTGCTGTGAGCCCGCAAATGCAGCGAAAAGTGTGGCCGTGGGAGGACTACTCGCTGATTGAATCACGTGTCCTGACCTCCCAACCCGAGAACGACCTATTCGCTGGCCTACGATAG
- a CDS encoding efflux RND transporter periplasmic adaptor subunit yields MRIMRRIVFPVVWVLIFSVIAVALVKIAFIDGLQDDGEQIIPHARIEAPLIETGRATVRNTVDLTGSVQSNAAIALRSTAAGKVVFFFVDKGAHVAAGDKIFQIRSEVLSEPDAAPAAPAEPDAPIVPAPGPVYSYTDVVATAEGTLETLTLLLNQETSVGENAGTIAPGTFSITGSLTTAQQLRLMGKPTTATGTVTNGPAPFGCQNVQISNSKTPGESNPGAQNAPGMDPAAASVPGFDPGVGQGPPVENGSGQVSCAVPMNIVVFPGLGATITLVAGEAKDVLTLPLTAVKGSVQNGIVWISAADGAGAPQERPVVLGLNDGEKVEISSGLTEGEAVLEFVPGTDALLPEGQMPGFGPMRG; encoded by the coding sequence ATGCGTATTATGCGCCGTATAGTTTTTCCCGTCGTGTGGGTGCTGATATTTAGTGTCATAGCGGTGGCACTGGTCAAGATCGCGTTCATTGACGGGTTGCAGGATGACGGCGAACAAATCATCCCGCACGCCCGCATTGAGGCTCCGCTCATAGAGACCGGCCGCGCCACCGTGAGAAATACTGTGGACCTTACGGGCTCGGTACAAAGTAATGCGGCCATCGCGCTGCGGTCAACGGCGGCCGGCAAAGTGGTCTTCTTTTTTGTTGACAAGGGAGCCCACGTGGCTGCCGGGGACAAGATTTTCCAGATCCGTAGTGAGGTGCTCTCCGAACCTGACGCAGCCCCTGCTGCTCCCGCTGAACCCGATGCCCCCATCGTGCCGGCGCCGGGCCCGGTGTATTCATACACTGACGTTGTAGCCACTGCCGAGGGCACGTTGGAGACCCTCACGCTATTGCTGAACCAAGAAACCAGTGTTGGCGAAAATGCAGGAACCATTGCACCCGGCACGTTTTCTATTACCGGATCCCTCACCACAGCCCAGCAATTGCGTCTCATGGGCAAACCAACAACGGCCACCGGCACCGTGACCAACGGTCCGGCACCTTTTGGTTGCCAAAACGTCCAAATCAGCAATAGTAAAACTCCGGGGGAATCGAACCCTGGCGCGCAGAATGCACCCGGCATGGACCCGGCTGCCGCTAGTGTCCCCGGTTTTGATCCCGGTGTCGGCCAGGGCCCGCCTGTTGAAAACGGCAGTGGCCAGGTCAGCTGCGCAGTGCCCATGAACATTGTTGTGTTCCCCGGGCTGGGCGCCACCATCACCTTGGTAGCTGGTGAAGCCAAGGATGTGCTGACACTGCCGCTAACTGCTGTGAAAGGCAGTGTCCAAAACGGCATTGTCTGGATTTCGGCGGCGGATGGTGCCGGAGCACCCCAGGAGCGCCCCGTTGTTCTGGGCCTGAACGACGGTGAAAAAGTGGAGATCTCCTCCGGCTTGACCGAGGGGGAAGCGGTGTTGGAGTTTGTCCCGGGTACGGATGCTTTGTTACCTGAGGGCCAGATGCCCGGCTTCGGCCCGATGAGGGGCTGA
- a CDS encoding DUF4307 domain-containing protein: MTTSDSPAATSLTNRYGTPKRSLSKKNQKILLAVAAVLSLSWVLWVIVGGNTGVSQKILSYNVVDATMTTVDLSVTKTPDATAECAIKAMNESFAVVGWNVITIGPNAKDVGSENGRTTTVRGELRTDSLAVTGVVENCWIVKPM; the protein is encoded by the coding sequence GTGACAACTTCTGATTCTCCAGCAGCTACCAGCCTAACCAATCGATACGGCACACCCAAGCGGAGCCTGTCCAAAAAGAACCAAAAGATCCTCTTGGCGGTGGCAGCAGTGCTGTCATTGTCATGGGTATTGTGGGTGATCGTTGGCGGCAATACGGGAGTCTCCCAAAAAATCCTCAGCTACAACGTGGTGGACGCCACTATGACCACTGTTGATCTTTCGGTGACCAAAACCCCGGACGCCACGGCCGAGTGCGCCATCAAGGCCATGAATGAGTCTTTTGCGGTGGTGGGCTGGAATGTCATCACCATTGGTCCCAACGCTAAGGACGTTGGTTCCGAGAATGGCCGCACCACAACCGTGCGTGGCGAGCTTCGAACGGATTCGTTAGCCGTCACCGGAGTGGTTGAAAACTGCTGGATCGTTAAGCCGATGTAA
- the greA gene encoding transcription elongation factor GreA — protein sequence MPTTNSVPSAWLTQEAFDRLQAELTQLSGPGRAEIVSKIEQARQEGDLKENGGYHAAKDEQGKIEARIRQLSEMLRSARVGEAPADDGVVEQGMVVVATIAGDKTTFLLGSREVGAGDLEVYSERSALGAAIMGKTVGDKLDYVAPNGRTIDVEIISAKPYVGEQS from the coding sequence GTGCCTACCACTAACAGCGTGCCTTCAGCTTGGCTGACTCAGGAAGCCTTCGATCGTCTGCAGGCTGAACTCACACAGCTTTCCGGCCCCGGTCGTGCAGAGATCGTCAGCAAGATCGAACAAGCTCGCCAAGAAGGCGACTTGAAGGAAAACGGCGGGTATCACGCCGCCAAGGATGAACAGGGCAAGATTGAAGCTCGCATCCGCCAGCTCAGTGAAATGCTGCGCAGTGCCCGTGTCGGTGAAGCACCTGCCGACGACGGCGTCGTTGAGCAGGGCATGGTTGTTGTAGCCACCATCGCTGGGGATAAGACCACATTCCTGCTCGGCAGCCGCGAGGTTGGCGCCGGAGACCTGGAAGTTTATAGCGAACGTTCCGCATTGGGTGCCGCCATCATGGGCAAGACCGTCGGCGACAAACTGGACTATGTTGCTCCCAACGGGCGCACCATTGACGTGGAGATAATCTCCGCCAAGCCGTACGTTGGCGAGCAAAGCTAG
- a CDS encoding hemolysin III family protein: protein MVTVHEIQQKPSWRGWLHAGSAPLVLIAGIILVALAPGTAAKIACAIYVATGVLLFGTSALYHRGNWSPKTSATLKRLDHSNIMLVIAGSYTPLSFLMLARPTATLLLWMIWIGAIAGVLFRVLWVRAPRWLYVPIYVLLGITALFFLPEFWAAGALPTVLICLGGALYIAGAVIYGIKKPNFSARHFGFHELFHALTVAAFAIHFTAVVLVVFK from the coding sequence ATGGTTACCGTGCACGAAATACAGCAAAAACCTTCGTGGCGCGGTTGGCTCCACGCGGGCTCGGCACCCCTGGTTTTGATTGCCGGAATTATCCTTGTGGCACTGGCCCCGGGAACCGCCGCCAAGATTGCATGTGCCATCTACGTGGCCACGGGCGTACTTCTTTTTGGTACAAGCGCACTATATCACCGTGGCAACTGGTCACCGAAGACCTCGGCAACACTGAAACGACTTGATCACAGCAATATTATGTTGGTGATAGCGGGCTCCTACACCCCCTTGTCCTTCCTCATGCTGGCCCGCCCAACAGCCACGCTATTGCTGTGGATGATTTGGATCGGGGCCATTGCAGGGGTCTTGTTCCGTGTGCTTTGGGTGCGTGCACCACGCTGGCTCTACGTCCCCATTTATGTGCTGCTAGGCATCACAGCCTTGTTCTTCCTCCCGGAGTTCTGGGCAGCCGGTGCCCTGCCCACGGTCCTGATTTGCCTTGGCGGCGCGCTATACATTGCCGGCGCCGTCATCTATGGAATCAAGAAACCCAATTTTAGTGCCCGCCATTTCGGGTTCCACGAGTTGTTTCATGCCCTGACGGTGGCCGCCTTTGCCATTCACTTTACAGCCGTGGTGCTAGTGGTTTTTAAGTAG